A genomic stretch from Ureibacillus composti includes:
- a CDS encoding pyruvate, water dikinase regulatory protein produces MKTLKILVVSDSVGETGEQVVKAAATQFRPDFEDTIIRKFPHIQNDEHIENIVELASMQDALIVFTLVERSKRDLMIELCKEHQVACFDLLGPMIGLIEKHTGEKPLQEPGLVHKLDDDYFRKIEAIEFAVKYDDGRDPRGLLLADVVLVGVSRTSKTPLSQYLAHKRLKVANVPLVPEVEPPEELYSVNPKKCFGLVISPEKLNIIRKERLIALGLNDDAMYAKQTRIEQEINHFYKVVNKIGCSVIDVTNRAVEETANVILDQIEQ; encoded by the coding sequence TTGAAAACATTAAAAATACTTGTAGTTTCAGATTCTGTTGGTGAGACTGGTGAACAAGTTGTTAAGGCAGCTGCAACACAGTTTAGACCAGACTTTGAAGATACCATTATTCGGAAGTTTCCACATATTCAAAATGATGAACATATTGAAAACATAGTAGAACTTGCTAGTATGCAAGATGCTTTAATTGTCTTTACATTAGTTGAACGAAGTAAACGCGACTTAATGATTGAACTATGTAAAGAACACCAAGTTGCATGTTTCGATTTATTAGGACCTATGATTGGTTTAATTGAGAAACACACTGGTGAAAAACCTCTTCAAGAGCCTGGGTTAGTTCATAAACTAGATGATGATTATTTTAGAAAGATTGAAGCAATTGAGTTTGCTGTTAAATATGATGACGGTCGTGATCCAAGGGGCTTGTTACTAGCGGATGTTGTATTGGTTGGTGTATCTAGAACATCGAAAACTCCTTTATCCCAGTACTTAGCACATAAACGTTTGAAAGTTGCGAATGTGCCATTAGTCCCGGAAGTAGAGCCGCCTGAAGAATTATACTCGGTAAATCCAAAAAAATGTTTTGGTTTAGTCATTTCTCCGGAAAAGCTTAATATAATTCGTAAGGAGAGATTAATTGCATTGGGCCTAAATGATGATGCAATGTATGCAAAACAAACACGCATTGAACAAGAAATTAATCATTTTTATAAAGTGGTAAATAAAATTGGTTGTTCAGTAATTGATGTTACAAATCGTGCTGTGGAAGAAACAGCAAATGTTATTTTGGACCAAATTGAACAATAA
- a CDS encoding helix-turn-helix transcriptional regulator, protein MSPIELNKRQDTILQIVKENGPITGEQIAERLNLTRATLRPDLAILTMAGFLDARPRVGYFYSGKKTMATVTESMMNLKVKDFQSVPVVVAENMTVYDAICHMFLEDVGTLFVVDDHGFLQGVLSRKDLLRTSIGSQDLTKIPVHIIMTRMPNIVYCKKNDSLILAAKKLIERQVDSLPVINEKEEGIEIIGRLTKTNITKAFISLADTHDL, encoded by the coding sequence GTGAGTCCAATAGAACTCAATAAGCGTCAGGACACTATTTTACAAATTGTGAAAGAAAATGGACCAATCACAGGCGAGCAAATTGCAGAGCGGCTAAATTTGACTCGTGCAACATTAAGACCTGATTTAGCCATACTAACAATGGCTGGCTTCTTAGATGCAAGGCCGCGTGTTGGCTATTTTTACTCAGGTAAAAAAACAATGGCAACAGTCACTGAATCCATGATGAATTTAAAGGTAAAGGATTTTCAATCAGTACCTGTAGTTGTGGCAGAAAATATGACTGTATATGATGCAATTTGTCATATGTTTTTAGAAGATGTTGGTACACTTTTTGTTGTTGATGATCACGGTTTTTTACAAGGTGTTCTTTCAAGAAAAGATTTATTACGAACAAGTATTGGTTCTCAGGATTTAACGAAAATTCCTGTACATATTATAATGACTAGAATGCCAAATATTGTTTATTGCAAAAAAAATGATTCTCTTATATTAGCAGCCAAAAAATTGATTGAGCGCCAAGTCGATTCTTTGCCTGTTATTAATGAAAAAGAAGAAGGAATAGAAATTATTGGTCGTTTAACAAAAACGAATATTACAAAGGCATTTATTTCTTTAGCTGATACTCATGACTTATAA
- a CDS encoding glycine--tRNA ligase: protein MTEKSMETIVSLAKQRGFVFPGSDIYGGLANTWDYGPLGVELKNNVKKAWWQKFVQESQYNVGLDAAILMNPRAWVASGHVGNFNDPMIDCKACKARHRADKLIEEASLEKTGKEIIVDGMSFDQMKAKMEELEVVCPECGKNDFTDIRQFNLMFKTFQGVTESSTNEIYLRPETAQGIFVNFKNVQRSMRKRTPFGIAQIGKSFRNEITPGNFTFRTREFEQMELEFFCKPGEDLEWHAYWKEFCKNWLLNLGMKEESMRLRDHEQDELSHYSNATTDIEFRFPFGWGELWGIADRTDYDLKQHMEHSGEDFTYIDPISNERYVPYCIEPSLGADRVTLAFLCDAYDEEELEGGDVRTVLRFHPALAPFKAAVLPLSKKLADEAGQVWDDLRKAFPVDYDESQSIGKRYRRQDEIGTPFCITYDFDSKEDGQVTVRHRDSMEQVRMPITEVKSYIEKHLQF from the coding sequence ATGACAGAAAAATCTATGGAAACAATCGTAAGTCTTGCAAAACAACGTGGCTTTGTCTTCCCTGGTTCAGATATCTACGGAGGATTAGCTAACACTTGGGATTATGGTCCACTAGGTGTTGAACTTAAAAACAATGTAAAAAAAGCTTGGTGGCAAAAATTTGTTCAAGAATCTCAATACAATGTTGGACTTGATGCTGCAATCTTAATGAATCCTCGTGCATGGGTAGCTTCAGGACACGTTGGTAATTTCAACGATCCTATGATTGACTGTAAAGCATGTAAAGCACGCCACCGCGCAGATAAACTTATTGAGGAAGCTTCTCTTGAAAAAACAGGGAAAGAAATTATTGTAGATGGTATGAGCTTCGATCAAATGAAAGCAAAAATGGAAGAATTAGAAGTGGTATGTCCTGAATGTGGAAAAAATGACTTCACAGATATTCGCCAATTTAACCTAATGTTCAAAACTTTCCAAGGTGTAACAGAAAGTTCTACAAATGAAATCTATTTACGCCCTGAAACAGCACAAGGAATTTTTGTTAACTTTAAAAATGTTCAACGTTCAATGCGTAAACGTACACCATTTGGGATTGCTCAAATCGGTAAATCATTCCGTAATGAAATTACTCCTGGTAACTTTACATTCCGTACTCGTGAATTCGAACAAATGGAACTTGAATTCTTCTGTAAGCCAGGTGAGGATCTTGAATGGCACGCATATTGGAAAGAATTCTGTAAAAATTGGTTACTAAACCTTGGCATGAAGGAAGAAAGTATGCGTCTTCGTGACCATGAACAAGATGAATTATCTCACTATTCAAATGCTACAACTGATATCGAATTCCGCTTCCCATTTGGTTGGGGCGAACTTTGGGGTATTGCTGACCGTACTGATTATGACTTAAAACAACATATGGAACATTCAGGTGAAGATTTCACTTATATTGACCCAATTTCAAATGAGCGATATGTACCTTATTGTATCGAACCATCATTAGGTGCAGACCGTGTGACATTAGCATTCCTTTGCGATGCTTATGACGAAGAAGAACTTGAAGGCGGAGATGTTCGTACAGTTTTACGCTTCCACCCTGCCCTTGCACCATTTAAGGCTGCTGTTTTACCACTTTCTAAAAAATTAGCAGACGAAGCTGGTCAAGTTTGGGATGATTTACGTAAGGCATTCCCTGTCGATTATGATGAATCACAATCCATTGGTAAACGTTATCGTCGCCAGGACGAAATTGGTACACCATTCTGTATAACTTATGACTTTGACTCTAAAGAAGACGGCCAAGTAACAGTACGTCACCGTGATTCTATGGAACAAGTTCGTATGCCAATTACAGAAGTTAAATCGTATATTGAAAAACATTTACAATTTTAA
- the recO gene encoding DNA repair protein RecO — MLNKWEGIVLKTKSYGESNKIVTLMTREAGKVAAMARGAKKPTSRLAGITQTFMHGVYMIQRTTGMGTLQQGEHLDSMRTIQTDIIATAYASYIVELIDRLIEEGRPEPFAFEVLQQSLHAIEEGYDPEAITLFVDWKLLPYAGIQPILHACASCGSVDGEFAYSFSQGGFLCHRCFHLDPYIIRLTPKQLQLIRMFHSVPIEQVGKLDLKRETKQFIKKIVTTIYEEQTGMRLKSRTFIEQLERTPELLFRKQPNQSE; from the coding sequence ATGCTCAACAAATGGGAAGGAATCGTTCTAAAAACAAAATCCTATGGTGAATCTAATAAAATCGTAACATTAATGACAAGAGAGGCTGGGAAGGTAGCAGCAATGGCTCGAGGGGCTAAAAAACCAACAAGTCGATTAGCTGGTATAACTCAAACCTTTATGCATGGGGTCTATATGATACAAAGAACTACGGGAATGGGAACACTCCAACAGGGCGAACATTTAGATTCAATGCGAACTATACAGACGGATATTATTGCTACGGCATATGCAAGTTATATAGTTGAATTAATTGATAGATTAATTGAGGAAGGACGGCCAGAGCCTTTTGCTTTTGAGGTTTTACAACAATCATTACATGCAATTGAAGAGGGATACGACCCAGAAGCAATTACATTGTTTGTAGATTGGAAGCTACTTCCTTACGCAGGTATTCAGCCTATTCTGCATGCATGTGCTTCTTGTGGGTCAGTAGATGGGGAGTTTGCGTATTCTTTCTCACAAGGTGGGTTTCTATGTCATCGTTGTTTTCATTTAGATCCGTATATTATTCGGTTAACACCAAAGCAACTTCAACTAATTCGAATGTTTCATAGTGTACCAATTGAGCAAGTTGGAAAACTAGATTTAAAACGGGAGACAAAACAATTTATAAAAAAAATAGTGACGACAATCTATGAGGAACAAACAGGTATGCGGTTAAAATCACGTACATTTATTGAACAATTGGAAAGAACACCTGAACTCCTATTTAGAAAACAACCAAATCAGAGCGAATAA
- the era gene encoding GTPase Era — MQENSNYKSGFISIIGRPNVGKSTFLNRVIGQKIAIMSDKPQTTRNKIQGVLTREQSQMIFIDTPGIHKPKHKLGEFMIKVSKNTLREVDAIMFMVNAEQGLGKGDEFILELLEGTQTPVFLVVNKIDQIHPDELVGIIDSYKSKYNFAEIVPISALQGNNVDNLLEVIEKYLPQGPQYYPADQVTDHPERFIISELIREKVLHLTREEIPHSIAVVIDRIKRDDENENMIRVQATIMVERDSQKGIVIGKRGALLKEVGTLARKDIELLLGSKVYLELWVKVQKDWRNKSTHLRDFGYREDEY, encoded by the coding sequence ATGCAAGAAAACAGTAATTATAAATCAGGTTTTATATCAATTATCGGACGACCAAATGTAGGTAAATCTACATTTCTTAATCGAGTAATTGGGCAAAAAATTGCCATTATGTCTGATAAACCACAAACAACACGCAATAAAATTCAAGGTGTTCTAACAAGAGAACAAAGCCAAATGATTTTTATTGATACGCCAGGAATTCATAAACCAAAACATAAATTAGGCGAATTTATGATTAAAGTATCCAAAAATACTTTACGAGAAGTCGATGCAATTATGTTTATGGTAAATGCTGAACAAGGACTTGGTAAGGGAGACGAGTTTATCTTAGAATTACTTGAAGGGACTCAAACTCCGGTATTTTTAGTTGTAAATAAAATTGATCAAATCCATCCAGATGAGCTTGTTGGAATTATTGACTCATATAAGTCGAAATATAATTTTGCTGAAATTGTTCCAATCTCTGCGCTTCAAGGGAACAATGTTGATAATTTATTGGAAGTCATTGAAAAATACTTACCACAAGGCCCACAATATTATCCTGCTGACCAAGTGACAGACCACCCTGAACGATTTATTATCTCAGAGTTAATTCGTGAAAAAGTGCTTCATTTAACACGTGAAGAAATTCCTCATTCAATTGCTGTAGTCATTGACCGCATTAAACGAGATGATGAAAATGAAAATATGATTCGTGTTCAGGCAACAATCATGGTTGAAAGAGATTCCCAAAAGGGTATAGTCATTGGGAAACGAGGCGCATTATTAAAAGAAGTTGGTACTTTAGCAAGAAAAGACATTGAATTACTTTTAGGTTCTAAAGTCTATTTAGAACTTTGGGTAAAAGTACAAAAGGATTGGCGTAATAAATCAACACATTTACGTGACTTTGGCTATCGAGAAGACGAATATTAA
- a CDS encoding cytidine deaminase, with product MSIDKNSLIEQSKIAREKAYVPYSNFQVGAALLAEDGTVYRGCNIENAGYSMTNCAERTAFFKAVSEGVKKFKAIAIVADTDGPCAPCGACRQVMAEFCDTKMPVYLTNLKGAVQETTVGELLPFAFSPEDLK from the coding sequence ATGTCTATAGATAAGAATTCATTAATTGAACAGTCTAAAATTGCTCGCGAAAAAGCGTATGTTCCATATTCTAATTTTCAAGTGGGCGCGGCACTATTAGCGGAAGATGGTACAGTTTATCGTGGTTGCAATATTGAAAATGCGGGCTATAGTATGACAAACTGTGCAGAACGAACTGCTTTCTTTAAAGCTGTTTCTGAAGGGGTTAAAAAGTTTAAAGCAATTGCTATAGTAGCTGATACAGATGGTCCTTGTGCTCCATGTGGTGCTTGCAGACAAGTCATGGCTGAATTTTGTGACACAAAAATGCCAGTATATTTAACAAATTTAAAAGGTGCCGTTCAAGAAACAACTGTAGGCGAGTTGTTACCATTCGCCTTTTCACCGGAGGATTTAAAATAA
- a CDS encoding diacylglycerol kinase family protein → MNVRKFIKSFGFAFYGIVMSFEQQNMRIHFLSAIIVIIAGLWTGLNQVEWLVLILMISIVIGAELINTAIENVVDLASPEIHPLAKRAKDAAAGAVLVFALASVIIGLLIFIPKWFI, encoded by the coding sequence ATGAACGTTCGTAAGTTCATTAAATCATTCGGTTTTGCATTTTATGGAATTGTTATGTCATTCGAACAACAAAACATGCGCATCCATTTTCTAAGTGCTATTATTGTCATTATTGCAGGCTTATGGACAGGGTTAAATCAAGTGGAATGGCTAGTACTAATATTAATGATCTCCATTGTTATTGGTGCTGAGTTAATTAATACAGCAATTGAGAATGTGGTTGATTTAGCATCGCCAGAAATCCATCCATTAGCAAAAAGAGCAAAGGATGCTGCTGCTGGTGCAGTACTTGTATTTGCACTAGCAAGTGTTATAATCGGATTACTAATTTTTATTCCAAAATGGTTTATTTAG
- the ybeY gene encoding rRNA maturation RNase YbeY, translated as MALVIDFLDETNEVKEEHMELVEKLLQHASEVEMIEDGSEVSVTFVTNEAIHEINKQYRDKDQPTDVISFALEELGEGEVEIVGEGIPRVLGDIIISTDRTKEQAVEYGHSFERELGFLAVHGFLHLLGYDHMTPEDEKTMFGKQDEILSSFGLGRDFNERS; from the coding sequence ATGGCCTTAGTAATTGATTTTTTAGATGAAACAAATGAAGTAAAAGAAGAGCATATGGAATTAGTTGAAAAACTACTACAACATGCGTCTGAAGTAGAAATGATTGAGGATGGTAGCGAAGTATCTGTTACATTCGTTACGAATGAAGCTATTCATGAAATTAACAAGCAGTACCGAGACAAAGATCAACCAACTGATGTTATATCTTTTGCCTTAGAAGAATTAGGTGAAGGTGAAGTAGAAATTGTTGGAGAAGGGATTCCGCGTGTTTTAGGTGACATCATTATTTCAACTGATCGTACGAAAGAACAAGCTGTGGAGTATGGTCACTCTTTTGAACGTGAACTTGGCTTTTTAGCAGTCCATGGCTTTTTACACTTATTAGGTTACGACCATATGACACCGGAAGACGAAAAAACGATGTTTGGTAAGCAAGATGAAATATTATCATCTTTTGGCTTAGGTCGTGATTTTAATGAACGTTCGTAA
- a CDS encoding HD family phosphohydrolase: MDRHLNKIMNLISFRTFLVIVLFITGLLQFFMMVGNVRGITYDIQPFQLAPETIRSAKTLEDTAKTEQERDSAEQAVEPVYVFNKEIAEHRSALVTSILDIVIDLRSEYKTLDKDSKPPIEEQIEELRKRLKDITDSQSQLSLTNYHLQILLTSNEENIVSASKTISKLVETTLNEPIRYEQITSQRNEIESKIRQQLQVEEALQSALIVIGRAAISETELLDENQTEELKQQAREAVEPTRILQGQIIVQEGELIDREVYRQLEFLGLLNNNTSLKPVVGLMMLIFIQMAFLFIYFDREKIETSKKVNSVLLSTIVYSLSVILMKLMSLVTTEFDVAVSFLFPTALATMLVRLLATEKAAILVTVLTATSAGVIFQEGYSAVLQMDIALYILFGGLSSLFFVRKIETNAHLLHVVGIVSATNLLFITCYLLMSQTNYGLVELMFYAIAGIVSALLSGALTMGLLPFFESAFGLLSTMRLIELTNPNHPLLKKILTETPGTYHHSVMVANLAEAACEAIGADGLLARVGCYYHDVGKTRRPAFFIENQVSGINPHDSLPPQRSAEIIIAHTTDGADLLRKHKMPQEIIDIALQHHGTGKLKYFLFKAKEEGQEVNENDFAYPGPKPQTKEAAVVNIADSVEAAVRSMKQPNPEKIQELVHSIIKGRLQENQFDDCDVSIKELKIIEEVLCETLNGIFHSRIEYPKEG; this comes from the coding sequence ATGGATAGGCACTTAAACAAAATTATGAATTTAATAAGTTTTCGTACTTTTTTGGTCATAGTACTTTTCATAACAGGACTTTTACAATTCTTTATGATGGTTGGGAATGTTCGTGGAATTACATATGATATACAACCTTTTCAATTAGCTCCGGAGACTATTCGCTCAGCGAAAACGTTAGAAGATACAGCAAAGACTGAACAGGAGAGGGATAGTGCAGAGCAAGCGGTTGAACCTGTATACGTATTCAATAAAGAAATAGCAGAGCATAGATCGGCGCTCGTCACTAGTATTTTAGATATCGTTATAGATTTGAGATCGGAATATAAGACTTTAGACAAAGATAGTAAACCACCCATTGAAGAGCAAATTGAAGAACTGAGAAAAAGATTAAAAGATATTACAGACAGTCAATCTCAATTATCATTAACTAATTATCATCTACAAATATTGTTAACATCGAATGAGGAAAACATTGTTTCTGCAAGTAAAACTATCTCGAAATTAGTGGAAACAACACTTAATGAGCCAATAAGATATGAGCAAATTACCTCTCAACGAAATGAAATAGAAAGTAAAATTAGGCAACAGCTTCAAGTAGAAGAAGCATTACAAAGTGCACTAATAGTTATTGGTAGGGCTGCAATTTCAGAAACAGAATTGTTAGATGAAAATCAAACAGAAGAGTTAAAACAGCAAGCTCGTGAAGCAGTAGAGCCAACAAGAATTCTTCAAGGGCAAATCATTGTCCAAGAGGGTGAATTAATTGACCGCGAAGTCTATCGTCAGTTAGAGTTTCTTGGATTATTAAATAACAATACATCACTAAAACCTGTTGTTGGATTAATGATGTTAATTTTTATCCAAATGGCATTTTTATTCATTTATTTTGATCGTGAGAAAATAGAAACTTCAAAAAAAGTAAATTCAGTCTTATTATCTACGATTGTTTATTCACTGTCAGTTATTTTAATGAAGTTAATGAGTCTCGTTACGACAGAGTTCGATGTAGCAGTCTCTTTTCTATTTCCAACCGCACTAGCTACAATGCTAGTTAGGTTATTAGCTACTGAAAAAGCAGCAATACTAGTTACTGTATTAACAGCTACTTCTGCAGGAGTCATTTTCCAAGAGGGGTATTCTGCAGTCTTACAGATGGATATAGCGCTTTACATTTTATTTGGCGGATTATCCAGTCTATTCTTTGTACGTAAGATAGAAACAAATGCCCATTTACTACATGTGGTGGGGATTGTCTCTGCAACCAATTTATTATTTATTACTTGTTATTTGTTAATGTCACAAACAAACTATGGCCTTGTCGAGCTAATGTTTTATGCTATAGCTGGAATTGTTTCTGCATTATTATCAGGTGCTTTAACAATGGGCTTGTTACCATTTTTTGAATCAGCCTTTGGGCTATTGTCGACAATGAGACTAATTGAATTAACGAATCCTAATCATCCATTACTGAAAAAAATATTGACGGAAACACCTGGTACTTATCATCACAGTGTAATGGTTGCTAATTTGGCTGAAGCAGCATGTGAAGCGATTGGGGCAGATGGTTTATTAGCTCGAGTAGGTTGTTATTATCATGATGTAGGTAAAACCCGTAGGCCAGCTTTCTTCATTGAAAATCAAGTGTCGGGTATTAACCCTCATGATTCCTTACCTCCTCAAAGAAGTGCGGAAATTATTATTGCCCATACGACAGATGGAGCAGATCTTTTGAGAAAACACAAAATGCCGCAAGAAATTATTGATATTGCTTTGCAGCATCATGGTACAGGTAAGTTAAAATACTTCCTTTTTAAAGCAAAAGAGGAAGGGCAAGAAGTCAATGAAAATGATTTCGCATACCCTGGTCCAAAACCACAAACAAAAGAGGCGGCAGTAGTTAACATAGCAGATAGTGTAGAAGCTGCTGTTCGTTCAATGAAACAACCGAATCCTGAGAAAATTCAAGAATTAGTGCATTCAATTATTAAAGGGCGTTTACAAGAAAATCAATTTGATGATTGTGATGTATCAATAAAAGAATTAAAAATAATTGAAGAAGTATTATGCGAGACGTTAAATGGTATTTTCCATTCGCGAATTGAGTATCCAAAAGAAGGCTAA
- a CDS encoding PhoH family protein, translating to MSEQLSELQVENPNEAVMLLGMSDANLKLIEETFKVQIITRGEVIQIAGEGQQKQQVTVLLKELIKVIRKGINIDLRDVSTAIEMLNKGTIEYFAELYDEEIARTSKGKPIRAKTIGQREYIRAIRHNDLVFGIGPAGTGKTYIAVVMATQALKNGHVKRIILTRPAVEAGESLGFLPGDLKEKVDPYLRPLYDALHDIYGAEQTGRLIERGTIEIAPLAYMRGRTLDDAFVILDEAQNTTHMQMKMFLTRLGFGSKMVITGDKTQIDLPKNTESGLIIAERTLKYVKDIHFQTLEAGDIVRHPLVSKVIKAYTDQEL from the coding sequence ATGTCAGAACAACTATCAGAATTACAAGTTGAAAACCCGAATGAAGCTGTCATGCTACTTGGAATGTCAGATGCCAATTTAAAATTAATTGAAGAAACATTTAAAGTTCAAATTATTACTCGTGGTGAAGTTATTCAAATTGCAGGAGAAGGTCAGCAAAAACAACAGGTGACTGTTCTATTAAAAGAGCTAATAAAAGTAATTCGTAAAGGAATTAATATTGATTTACGTGATGTTTCGACTGCAATCGAAATGTTAAATAAAGGTACAATTGAATATTTTGCAGAGCTATATGATGAGGAAATCGCACGCACTTCTAAAGGTAAACCGATTCGAGCAAAAACAATTGGTCAGCGCGAGTACATAAGAGCAATTCGCCATAATGACCTTGTATTTGGAATTGGACCAGCTGGAACTGGGAAAACTTATATAGCTGTTGTAATGGCCACACAGGCATTAAAAAATGGACATGTAAAACGAATCATTTTAACTCGTCCAGCAGTTGAAGCTGGTGAATCATTAGGTTTTTTACCTGGGGATTTAAAAGAAAAAGTTGATCCATATTTACGTCCACTTTATGACGCTTTGCATGATATATATGGTGCAGAACAAACGGGTCGTTTAATCGAGAGAGGTACAATTGAAATTGCACCATTAGCATATATGCGCGGACGTACATTAGATGATGCCTTTGTAATTCTTGATGAGGCTCAAAATACTACGCATATGCAAATGAAGATGTTTTTAACTCGTTTAGGGTTTGGTTCAAAAATGGTCATCACTGGGGATAAAACCCAAATTGATTTACCTAAAAATACCGAATCTGGTTTAATCATTGCTGAACGGACTTTAAAATATGTAAAAGATATACACTTCCAAACTTTAGAAGCAGGTGACATTGTACGTCATCCACTGGTTTCAAAAGTTATTAAAGCTTACACCGACCAAGAATTATAA
- a CDS encoding sporulation protein YqfD yields MKKFDNRPVEIRVSKDNKVHDFIQLLHARKVKIKNLKHLEKEVRFEIARKDVKIVRNVRSKFHLKVKIRYLQKSRIFQPDAWTAIGLLLLISIPIISSQFIWDVNVQADTPEMRVAVEKLIDEKLSLDSPILKKNIESDFEIRQSIMEDMRQLSWVHIFKKGSSMTIVPQLAPITNIKDQKSEKLHHLVAAKSGVITHFEISSGERRVFPNTTVYEGDTLVSGVITVGDKSVAIGASGEVYADYWLETEFTIPKKVEFVSTSEKQWEIDFKISDEKEQGQSFQKVNLPKWLSNYIEIKRTQKFNTVTEEITEKDMESFILPLLHEKILKSLPPKTIIKKENILHVTFDDDKVKGKVLFLVNENIAKEYPIDQGD; encoded by the coding sequence ATGAAAAAATTCGATAACCGCCCTGTTGAAATCAGAGTTTCAAAAGATAATAAAGTTCACGATTTTATACAACTTCTACATGCAAGGAAAGTAAAAATAAAGAATTTGAAACATCTAGAAAAAGAAGTACGATTCGAAATTGCCCGCAAAGATGTAAAGATTGTACGTAATGTCAGAAGTAAATTTCATTTAAAAGTAAAAATTCGCTATTTACAGAAGTCGAGAATATTTCAACCGGATGCTTGGACTGCAATTGGGTTATTATTATTAATTTCAATCCCAATCATTTCTTCGCAATTTATTTGGGATGTAAATGTTCAGGCCGACACACCTGAAATGAGGGTGGCTGTAGAAAAATTAATAGATGAAAAATTATCTTTAGATAGTCCGATTCTTAAAAAGAATATAGAATCTGACTTTGAGATTAGACAATCTATTATGGAGGACATGAGACAATTATCTTGGGTTCATATTTTTAAAAAGGGTAGTAGCATGACGATCGTGCCGCAACTCGCTCCTATAACTAATATAAAAGATCAAAAAAGTGAAAAATTGCATCATTTAGTAGCAGCAAAAAGTGGTGTCATTACACATTTTGAAATTTCTAGCGGTGAACGTCGCGTATTTCCGAATACTACTGTATATGAAGGGGATACACTTGTATCAGGGGTTATTACTGTTGGAGACAAATCCGTAGCAATTGGAGCTTCTGGTGAAGTTTATGCGGATTATTGGTTAGAAACTGAATTTACAATTCCGAAGAAAGTGGAATTTGTTTCAACTAGTGAAAAACAGTGGGAAATTGATTTCAAAATAAGTGATGAAAAGGAGCAGGGACAATCGTTTCAAAAAGTCAATTTACCAAAGTGGCTCTCAAATTATATCGAAATCAAAAGGACTCAAAAGTTCAATACGGTTACGGAAGAAATAACCGAAAAAGACATGGAATCGTTCATTTTGCCTCTATTGCACGAAAAAATATTAAAATCCTTACCGCCCAAAACAATTATAAAGAAGGAAAACATTTTGCACGTTACTTTCGATGATGATAAAGTAAAAGGGAAAGTCCTATTTTTGGTAAATGAAAACATCGCGAAAGAATATCCTATAGACCAAGGAGATTGA